In Mytilus edulis chromosome 7, xbMytEdul2.2, whole genome shotgun sequence, a single genomic region encodes these proteins:
- the LOC139480946 gene encoding V-type proton ATPase subunit C 1-A-like, giving the protein MAEFWLVSAPGDKTCQQTFDKLCMTTANQNMLSTNYKFAIPDLKVGTLDILVGLSDDLGKLDAYCESVTKKIAQYLGDVLEAQRDKLQENLVANGVDLVTYLTRFQWDLAKYPIKQSLKNIAEIIGKQVSQIETDLRTKSQAYNSLKGNLQNLERKATGSLLTRNLGDLVKKEDFVLDSEYLQTLLVVVPKSFHHEWAAKYEQLTDMVVPRSSRILYEDDENCLVSVTLFRRVVDEFRHKCRENKFNVRDFQYSETEMAAGKTEINKLEADKKKQYGPLVKWLKVNFGECFTAWIHVKALRVFVESVLRYGLPVNFQAMLLLPHKKSLRKLREVLNDLYSHLDNSAMSGDMAGQMDIPGLMMGNVDYYPYVFYKITTDLIEK; this is encoded by the exons ATGGCAGAGTTTTGGTTGGTATCAGCCCCTGGGGACAAAACATGTCAACAAACTTTTGACAAATTATGCATGACAACAGCTAATCAGAACATGCTATCTACAAACTATAAGTTTGCTATTCCTGATCTGAAG GTTGGTACTTTAGACATATTAGTTGGTTTATCAGATGACCTTGGAAAGTTGGATGCCTACTGTGAAAG tgTAACCAAGAAGATAGCACAGTATTTAGGAGATGTATTGGAAGCACAGAGGGACAAACTTCAGGAAAATTTAGTAGCAAATGGAG TTGACCTAGTGACTTATTTGACAAGATTTCAGTGGGATTTAGCCAAATATCCAATCAAACAGTCATTGAAGAATATTGCAGAAATTATTGGAAAG CAAGTGTCCCAGATAGAAACAGATCTTAGAACTAAATCCCAGGCATACAACAGTTTAAAGGGAAATCTACAGAACTTAGAAAGAAAAGCTAC TGGAAGTTTACTAACCAGAAACTTAGGAGACTTGGTAAAGAAGGAGGACTTTGTACTCGACTCTGAATACTTACAGACACTGCTGGTCGTAGTCCCCAA ATCATTCCACCATGAATGGGCAGCTAAATATGAACAGCTGACAGACATGGTTGTACCAAGATCCTCTAG aattttataTGAGGATGATGAGAATTGCCTAGTCTCTGTGACATTGTTCAGAAGAGTTGTGGATGAGTTCAGACACAAATGTAGAGAAAACAA ATTTAATGTTCGTGATTTTCAGTACAGCGAGACTGAAATGGCTGCTGGTAAAACTGAAATCAATAAATTAGAAGCTGATaagaaaaaacaatat GGACCATTAGTGAAGTGGTTGAAAGTTAATTTTGGAGAATGTTTTACTGCTTGGATACATGTCAAAGCATTACGAGTGTTTGTAGAATCAGTTCTAAG ATACGGACTACCAGTGAATTTCCAAGCTATGTTATTATTACCACATAAGAAATCGCTGAGAAAATTACGAGaagttttaaatgatttatatagTCATCTTGATAACAGTGCAATGTCAGGGGATATG GCTGGCCAGATGGACATTCCAGGGCTTATGATGGGAAATGTAGACTATTATCCTtatgttttttacaaaattacaacTGACCTTATAGAGAAATAG